In Miscanthus floridulus cultivar M001 chromosome 5, ASM1932011v1, whole genome shotgun sequence, one genomic interval encodes:
- the LOC136454366 gene encoding putative E3 ubiquitin-protein ligase SINA-like 6 — MCIDAVDEEDDLDHNSYVESDEDMAMSDECPEGHMICSPCRGDLPEEKCTFGYSVRCTAGNLARSLSVEHAVESILVDCHYAKNGCTENTAYYYHVKHRLMCPHAPCECPEPGCDLAGKRGELLDHLTAVAGHHKWPSTTFQYWVPFDLRIVEPGTHVLRCKNDGQLFLVS, encoded by the exons ATGTGTATTGATGCTGTTGATGAAGAAGACGACCTGGACCATAATAGCTACGTTGAGAGCGATGAGGATATGGCAATGAGTGACGAG TGTCCCGAGGGGCACATGATCTGCTCGCCCTGCCGCGGCGATCTGCCGGAAGAGAAGTGCACGTTCGGCTACTCTGTCCGATGTACCGCTGGCAACCTCGCGCGAAGCCTCAGCGTGGAGCACGCCGTCGAATCCATCCTCGTTGACTGCCACTACGCCAAGAACGGGTGCACCGAGAACACCGCCTACTACTATCATGTCAAGCACCGGTTGATGTGTCCGCACGCACCGTGCGAGTGCCCGGAGCCTGGCTGCGACTTAGCCGGGAAGAGGGGGGAGCTCCTGGACCACCTCACCGCCGTCGCCGGCCATCACAAGTGGCCGTCGACGACGTTCCAGTACTGGGTGCCCTTTGATCTTCGCATCGTCGAACCGGGCACGCATGTTCTCCGCTGCAAGAACGACGGGCAGCTTTTCCTCGTGAGCTAG
- the LOC136454365 gene encoding putative E3 ubiquitin-protein ligase SINA-like 6: protein MCIDAVDEEDDLDHNSYVESDEDMAMSDECPEGHMICSPCRGDLPEEKCTFGYSVRCTAGNLARSLSVEHAVESILVDCHYAENGCTENTAYYYHVKHRLMCPHAPCECPEPGCDLAGKRGELLDHLTAVAGHHKWPSTTFQYWVPFDLRIVEPGTHVLRCKNDGQLFLVS from the exons ATGTGTATTGATGCTGTTGATGAAGAAGACGACCTGGACCATAATAGCTACGTTGAGAGCGATGAGGATATGGCAATGAGTGACGAG TGTCCCGAGGGGCACATGATCTGCTCGCCCTGCCGCGGCGATCTGCCGGAAGAGAAGTGCACGTTCGGCTACTCTGTCCGATGTACCGCTGGCAACCTCGCGCGAAGCCTCAGCGTGGAGCACGCCGTCGAATCCATCCTCGTTGACTGCCACTACGCCGAGAATGGGTGCACCGAGAACACCGCCTACTACTATCATGTCAAGCACCGGTTGATGTGTCCGCACGCACCGTGCGAGTGCCCGGAGCCTGGCTGCGACTTAGCCGGGAAGAGGGGGGAGCTCCTGGACCACCTCACCGCCGTCGCCGGCCATCACAAGTGGCCGTCGACGACGTTCCAGTACTGGGTGCCCTTTGATCTTCGCATCGTCGAACCGGGCACGCATGTTCTCCGCTGCAAGAACGACGGGCAGCTTTTCCTCGTGAGCTAG
- the LOC136454364 gene encoding E3 ubiquitin-protein ligase SINA-like 5 has translation MGDVQEQGESSAKRIKCSIEEAAFCCGECNEPLRPPIFQCPEGHMICSPCRGDLPEEKCTFGYSVRCTAGNLARSLSVEHAVESILVDCHYAENGCTENTAYYYHVKHRLMCPHAPCECPEPGCDLAGKRGELLDHLTAVAGLHKWPSTTFQYWVPFDLRIVEPGTHVLRCKNDGQLFLVS, from the exons ATGGGAGATGTTCAGGAACAAGGAGAGAGCAGCGCCAAGAGGATCAAGTGCAGCATAGAGGAGGCGGCATTCTGTTGCGGCGAATGCAATGAGCCCCTCAGGCCTCCGATATTCCAG TGTCCCGAGGGGCACATGATCTGCTCGCCCTGCCGCGGCGATCTGCCGGAAGAGAAGTGCACGTTCGGCTACTCTGTCCGATGTACCGCTGGCAACCTCGCGCGAAGCCTCAGCGTGGAGCACGCCGTCGAATCCATCCTCGTTGACTGCCACTACGCCGAGAACGGGTGCACCGAGAACACCGCCTACTACTATCATGTCAAGCACCGGTTGATGTGTCCGCACGCACCGTGCGAGTGCCCGGAGCCTGGCTGCGACTTAGCCGGGAAGAGGGGGGAGCTCCTGGACCACCTCACCGCCGTCGCCGGCCTTCACAAGTGGCCGTCGACGACGTTCCAGTACTGGGTGCCCTTTGATCTTCGCATCGTCGAACCGGGCACGCATGTTCTCCGCTGCAAGAACGACGGGCAGCTTTTCCTCGTGAGCTAG